In the Flavobacterium sp. 90 genome, TCAAACAAAAAACAAAAAATCCCGATAATTCGGGATTTTTTTATGTTTATTAGTCAATTAAGATTTCCAGAATTTTAATTGCCGCTTCACTAATTTTAGTTCCAGGACCAAAAACAGCTACTGCACCAGCATCAAATAGAAATTGATAGTCTTGCGCCGGAATTACACCGCCAACAATTACCATAATATCTTCACGACCGTGTTTTTTAAGTTCTTCAACAACTTGCGGTACTAATGTTTTATGTCCTGCGGCCAAAGATGAAACGCCTAATATATGTACATCATTTTCCACAGCCTGTTTAGCAGCTTCTGCTGGAGTTTGAAATAGCGGACCAATATCAACATCAAAACCTACATCTGCATAACCTGTTGCGACTACTTTTGCGCCACGATCATGCCCGTCTTGTCCCATTTTGGCAATCATGATTCTGGGACGTCTACCTTCTTGTTTTGCAAAGGCATCTGCTAATTGTTTTGCCTTTTCAAAATTTTCGTCATTTTTTATTGCTGCACTATACACACCGCTAAAGGATTTAATTTGTGCCTTGAATCGACCAAAAATACTTTCGAGAGCATCGCTAATTTCTCCTAAAGTCGCTCTGTTTCGAGCAGCTTCAATAGCAATTTCCAATAAGTTTCCTTGTCCGGTTTTTGCACAAAGTATTAATTTTTCCAGTGATTGATTTACTTTTTCAGTATCTCTCGTTGCTTTTATTTCCTGAAGCCTTTCTACTTGTTGCTTACGAACCATTTGGTTGTCAACATCCAGAATATGCAAAGGATCTTCTTTTTCTAATCTAAATTGATTTACACCAACAATAATATCTTGGCCGCTATCAATTCGGGCTTGTTTTCTTGCCGCCGCTTCTTCAATTCTTAATTTAGGAATTCCTGCTTCGATAGCTTTTGTCATTCCGCCTAACTCTTCTACTTCTTCGATTAGTTTCCAGGTGCTTTTTAGGATTTCATTTGTCAAACTTTCCACATAATAACTTCCTCCCCAAGGATCAACTGTTTTGGTTATTTTAGTTTCTTCTTGTAGAAATATTTGAGTATTGCGTGCAATTCTTGCCGAAAAATCTGTTGGTAAAGCAATTGCTTCATCAAGTGCATTAGTATGTAAAGATTGAGTTCCTCCAAAAGCTGCGGCAGTTGCTTCAATACAAGTTCTTGCTACATTATTAAAAGGATCTTGTTCTGTTAAGCTCCAGCCACTAGTTTGACAATGTGTCCGTAAAGCTAAAGATTTATCACTTTTAGGATTAAATTGCTGTACTAATTTTGCCCAAATCATTCTGCCGGCACGCATTTTAGCGATTTCCATGAAATGATTCATTCCAATTGCCCAAAAGAAAGAAAGGCGAGGAGCAAACTCGTCAATAGTCATTCCTGTAGAAAGTCCGGTTCTGATATATTCTAAACCATCTGCTAAAGTATAAGCCAATTCAATATCGGCAGTTGCTCCGGCTTCCTGCATATGATATCCAGAAATCGAGATAGAATTGAATTTCGGCATTTTCTTGCTCGTAAACTCAAAAATATCTGCAATTATTTTCATCGAAGGCGTTGGTGGATAAATATAAGTATTACGAACCATGAACTCTTTTAGAATATCATTTTGGATTGTTCCGGAAAGTTTTCCAATGGCAACACCTTGTTCCTCAGCTGCAACAATATAAAATGCCATGATAGGTAAAACCGCACCATTCATTGTCATCGAAACAGACATTTCGTCTAATGGAATCTGATCGAACAATACTTTCATATCTTCAACAGAATCTATTGCAACGCCTGCTTTTCCAACATCACCAACAACTCTTTCATGATCAGAGTCATAACCGCGATGTGTTGGTAAATCAAAAGCAATTGAAAGTCCTTTTTGTCCGGCAGCTAAATTTCGTCTGTAAAAAGCATTACTTTCTTCTGCGGTTGAAAATCCTGCATATTGGCGAATTGTCCACGGACGTCTTACGTACATCGTTGCGTAAGGTCCGCGCAAGTTTGGTGCAAATCCTGCTCCAAACTCAAGAAACTCCAAATCCTCAATATCTTTTTCAGAATAGGTTTCTTTTAGTTCGATTCCTTCTGCTGTAAAAAAGCTCTCAGAAGTTAAATGTTGATCTTTATAATCAGCATTTAACTTGTCACTTTTAACATCTAACTTTATATGTTTAAGGTCTTTTCTCAATTGTAAAAAATGTTATTTAAATAGGTTTAAATCACTTTCAATTTCGTTTAAAAAATCATCAATATCAGTAGCCTTATTTGGATCTTTTAAAAAATTTTCTGTTCTTTTTCTAACTTCATCAATTTGCCATTTTAGAATTTTAGATTTGCTATTTTGAAGAGGTAAAATAGTTATAGAACCGTCTTCAACTGATAATATTTGTCTAATTGCTTCCATAATTATTTAGGTTTATATTCAAGTATGAGAATTTGAAATCTATATTATTCTAATTCTAAACGTTCCTGTTCTAGTTTTTCGGCTAATCTTTTTTCGATTATTGGTGTAATTAATGTTTTTCTTGGTTTTATTTTTACAAAAGGGAACAATTCTAAATCATGTTTCATTTTGTCGTCTTTATTAGGGTATTTATTCGTTCCTAGCAAAACTTCTTTTTTAGAATCGAACAAGTCCTGTTCTTTTGTTGCACTTTCCTGAATCTTCTTTTTGATAGTTCCATCGTTTAAAAGTTTCAGGAATCCACCACTAGCTTCAATATCTTTAAATAAAGTCAAACTTTTTTCGGCCAATTGTGCAGTCAAAGTTTCGATGTAATAACTTCCGTCAGCCGGATTATTTACTTTGTCAAAATAACTTTCGTGTTTTAAAACCAATAATTGATTTCGGGCGATTCTATCTCCAAATTCATTGTCTTTATGGTACAAAGAATCATAAGGCAGGTTGGCAACTGCATCTGCACCACCTAAAATTGCCGACATACATTCGGTTGTGGTACGAAGCATGTTTACATTGTAATCGTAAATCGTTTTATTTCGTTTGGTTGGCGTTACCAAAAAGTGACATTCTATATCAGGATTATATTCTGAAGCGATTAATTTGAAAAGCATTCGTAAAGCTCGAAGTTTTGCAATTTCAAAGAAATAATTTGTTCCAACTGAAATTTGAAAAACAATTGGTTTTGAAATAGTGCTCAAGCGATTCAAATATTCGTTTGCATGCCCTAAACTATACGCAATTTGTTGCGTGATATTTGCACCTGAATTTTGATATAATCCTAAATCTACGCTTAATAGCGAAAGATTTGTAGTTGTTTTTGAAATGTTTTCAATCGTTTCAAAATTATTTTTATCAGATGTAGTAAACCAATTTCCTTCTCTTGCAAAATGACCAATTGGATCAATATTACAATAAAAATTCGCTTTTTTCTGAATCGAAATGGTGTCTAATAATTTTACGAAATCGATTGAAATAAAGTTCAAATTAAAGTAAATGGTTCTATTTTCTAAAGGAAGAGTTTCTAATAATTTTTGAACATCGATTTTTTCGTTTTCTATTGTAAAACGTAAACTTTCTGCGCCTCTTTCGATAGTGTTTATAGCTCTTTGAATCGATTTTTCGATATCGTATACAAAGATGTTTTGACAAATTTTGAAATTTG is a window encoding:
- the scpA gene encoding methylmalonyl-CoA mutase, whose product is MRKDLKHIKLDVKSDKLNADYKDQHLTSESFFTAEGIELKETYSEKDIEDLEFLEFGAGFAPNLRGPYATMYVRRPWTIRQYAGFSTAEESNAFYRRNLAAGQKGLSIAFDLPTHRGYDSDHERVVGDVGKAGVAIDSVEDMKVLFDQIPLDEMSVSMTMNGAVLPIMAFYIVAAEEQGVAIGKLSGTIQNDILKEFMVRNTYIYPPTPSMKIIADIFEFTSKKMPKFNSISISGYHMQEAGATADIELAYTLADGLEYIRTGLSTGMTIDEFAPRLSFFWAIGMNHFMEIAKMRAGRMIWAKLVQQFNPKSDKSLALRTHCQTSGWSLTEQDPFNNVARTCIEATAAAFGGTQSLHTNALDEAIALPTDFSARIARNTQIFLQEETKITKTVDPWGGSYYVESLTNEILKSTWKLIEEVEELGGMTKAIEAGIPKLRIEEAAARKQARIDSGQDIIVGVNQFRLEKEDPLHILDVDNQMVRKQQVERLQEIKATRDTEKVNQSLEKLILCAKTGQGNLLEIAIEAARNRATLGEISDALESIFGRFKAQIKSFSGVYSAAIKNDENFEKAKQLADAFAKQEGRRPRIMIAKMGQDGHDRGAKVVATGYADVGFDVDIGPLFQTPAEAAKQAVENDVHILGVSSLAAGHKTLVPQVVEELKKHGREDIMVIVGGVIPAQDYQFLFDAGAVAVFGPGTKISEAAIKILEILID
- a CDS encoding methylmalonyl-CoA mutase subunit beta; the encoded protein is MATTLFDDFNPISSKQWKQKIQFELDGADYNETVIWNSPEDIQVKPFYHIDEFSKSAPVKTNASNFKICQNIFVYDIEKSIQRAINTIERGAESLRFTIENEKIDVQKLLETLPLENRTIYFNLNFISIDFVKLLDTISIQKKANFYCNIDPIGHFAREGNWFTTSDKNNFETIENISKTTTNLSLLSVDLGLYQNSGANITQQIAYSLGHANEYLNRLSTISKPIVFQISVGTNYFFEIAKLRALRMLFKLIASEYNPDIECHFLVTPTKRNKTIYDYNVNMLRTTTECMSAILGGADAVANLPYDSLYHKDNEFGDRIARNQLLVLKHESYFDKVNNPADGSYYIETLTAQLAEKSLTLFKDIEASGGFLKLLNDGTIKKKIQESATKEQDLFDSKKEVLLGTNKYPNKDDKMKHDLELFPFVKIKPRKTLITPIIEKRLAEKLEQERLELE